A window from Pirellulales bacterium encodes these proteins:
- a CDS encoding thymidine phosphorylase has product MNPVQIIARKRDGAALSADEIGSLIDGYVRGDVPDYQMSAFAMAVYLRGMDGAETAALTERMLRSGDVLETPDVARRVDKHSTGGIGDKSSLILAPLLACCGLQVPMISGRGLGATGGTLDKLESIPGFRTDLTADEIQQIVERFGCVITGATANLVPADRKLYALRDVTATVASIPLITASIMSKKLAEGLSALVLDVKFGSGAFMKSLDQARILAQAMVDTGSRMGVKTTALLTDMNQPNGRLAGNAVEVDESLEVLAGGGPADLREVTLALAAEVLRMKGLAADRESALAMLSGHLSSGRALEKFREMVAAQGGNLDAPRLRAPGSLVPAGRDGYVTSIDTEQLGMAIVDLGGGRKKVGDAVDHSVGVEMLVRVGDKVEQGQPLVQIFARPADREWATRRIAEAIQISEEPCAPLPLIVERIASSSPSPSGRGQG; this is encoded by the coding sequence ATGAACCCCGTCCAGATCATTGCCCGCAAGCGCGACGGTGCGGCGCTCTCCGCCGACGAGATCGGCAGTTTGATCGACGGGTATGTCCGCGGCGACGTCCCGGATTATCAGATGTCGGCCTTCGCGATGGCCGTTTATCTTCGCGGGATGGACGGGGCCGAGACGGCCGCGCTTACGGAGCGGATGCTGCGCTCGGGCGACGTGCTCGAAACGCCCGACGTTGCCCGCCGCGTGGACAAGCATTCCACCGGCGGTATCGGCGACAAGAGTTCGCTGATCCTCGCTCCGCTTCTGGCCTGTTGCGGCTTGCAAGTGCCGATGATCTCCGGCCGCGGGTTGGGCGCCACCGGAGGCACGCTCGACAAGCTCGAATCCATTCCGGGCTTTCGGACGGACCTGACTGCCGACGAGATTCAGCAGATCGTCGAGCGATTCGGCTGCGTCATCACGGGGGCTACGGCGAATCTCGTTCCCGCCGATCGCAAGCTCTATGCCTTGCGCGATGTGACGGCCACGGTCGCGTCGATCCCGCTCATCACCGCCAGCATCATGAGCAAGAAGCTCGCCGAGGGTCTCTCGGCCCTGGTGCTGGATGTGAAGTTCGGCTCCGGGGCGTTCATGAAGTCGCTGGATCAAGCCCGAATCCTCGCGCAAGCGATGGTGGACACGGGATCGCGGATGGGGGTGAAGACGACGGCCCTGCTGACCGACATGAACCAGCCCAACGGCCGATTAGCGGGCAACGCCGTCGAAGTCGATGAATCGCTTGAAGTGCTCGCCGGCGGCGGGCCGGCCGACCTCCGCGAAGTCACGCTCGCCCTGGCGGCCGAAGTCCTGCGGATGAAAGGCCTGGCCGCCGATCGCGAATCCGCCCTGGCGATGCTCTCGGGGCATCTCAGCTCCGGGCGCGCGCTAGAGAAATTCCGCGAAATGGTCGCGGCACAGGGAGGCAATTTGGATGCCCCGCGCCTCCGTGCGCCCGGCTCCCTCGTACCCGCAGGCCGCGATGGCTACGTGACCTCGATCGACACCGAACAACTCGGCATGGCGATCGTCGATCTGGGAGGCGGCCGAAAAAAAGTCGGCGACGCGGTCGATCACTCCGTCGGCGTGGAGATGCTCGTTCGCGTCGGCGATAAAGTCGAGCAAGGTCAACCGCTCGTCCAAATCTTCGCCCGGCCGGCCGACCGCGAATGGGCCACCCGCCGCATCGCCGAGGCGATTCAAATCAGCGAGGAGCCTTGCGCCCCGTTGCCATTAATCGTCGAGCGAATCGCTTCGTCGTCTCCCTCTCCCTCTGGGAGAGGGCAGGGGTGA
- a CDS encoding caspase family protein codes for MSGARFNGAELILSLMLAGSAATILAATAPGGNQSTAAARPAAQDSARRFALLVGCTKYDNNRSFRLVGPGNDVELLRTVLVDKFKFPAENIVVLSEKVGGRFRPTHDDIAREFAELAKKSGSGDQVVVLLGGHGSQQPEQNPPDLRYPKPNGRDQIFLPADIGIWNGGKQQSVVNAIPDHELRKWTKAVTATGASLWLIVDSCCSGATLRGDETPRKVSPEDLAIPESAFAEAADRARQRGGTRGGGDEPAHLFELDEQSPNFVALYAARPDEPTVERPFPIDGENQQNHGLLTYTVCEILERAAGDLTYAELHKLICDRYTQMGRTTGPKPLIEGLAREREVFGTAVPGRSQFNLLQNPSGGWKLNAGRLQGLTAGSILAVYPPRDRKNADQAIGHVRIKLANTLDSTVVPYDYGGLPTPAEDDLVPGARCELVYMDYGALRLKMAVDKLANARDKKVVAADLIARLEQADRELRELAGKPGALFMLVDRGQRPDWVVQARGKEIVLLSADAADIEGDLPAETPRFVVPARSAAKALAEYTSHIFRAQNLLNLTSPGTQIHRVARDANGLATDATAIDVEVEMLKLRDENDTQGTPIRAEGHEVTVPAGQWVAWRINNHSHFKIDVTLLFVDSEFGILSAFPRAGSGTDNMITPGGHILTGQATTTPTTYNLDQMVVIATKSEGQPIDFSVLEQSNLAAVRGALRGAGDPTLDSPLGQLCQNALYGTGGTRGLEMKVNTHQMYLMSWRVK; via the coding sequence ATGAGTGGAGCGAGATTCAATGGCGCCGAACTAATACTCTCGCTGATGCTAGCTGGCTCGGCCGCGACGATTCTTGCCGCCACGGCGCCTGGTGGTAACCAGTCGACCGCGGCCGCGCGTCCGGCCGCCCAGGATTCCGCGCGGCGATTTGCGCTGTTGGTCGGCTGCACGAAGTACGACAACAACCGCTCGTTCCGGCTGGTCGGGCCGGGCAATGACGTCGAGCTGCTCCGCACCGTGCTCGTCGATAAGTTCAAATTCCCCGCGGAAAACATCGTCGTGTTGTCGGAAAAGGTCGGCGGTCGGTTTCGCCCGACCCATGACGATATCGCCCGCGAATTTGCCGAGTTGGCGAAGAAATCGGGGAGCGGCGATCAGGTCGTTGTGCTGCTCGGCGGGCACGGCAGTCAGCAGCCGGAGCAGAACCCGCCCGATCTGCGCTATCCGAAACCGAACGGCCGCGATCAGATCTTTCTCCCGGCCGACATCGGCATCTGGAACGGCGGCAAGCAGCAATCGGTGGTCAATGCGATCCCGGACCACGAGTTGCGAAAATGGACGAAGGCAGTCACGGCGACCGGCGCCTCGCTATGGTTGATCGTCGACTCCTGCTGCTCGGGGGCGACGTTGCGCGGAGATGAAACGCCGCGGAAAGTTTCGCCCGAGGATCTGGCGATCCCCGAATCGGCGTTTGCCGAGGCGGCCGACCGCGCTAGGCAGCGCGGCGGCACGCGCGGCGGCGGCGACGAGCCCGCGCATCTCTTCGAACTCGACGAACAATCGCCGAACTTCGTCGCTCTTTACGCCGCGCGCCCCGACGAGCCGACCGTCGAGCGCCCCTTTCCGATCGATGGCGAAAATCAACAGAACCACGGGCTGCTCACGTACACGGTGTGCGAGATTCTCGAGCGCGCCGCCGGCGACCTCACGTACGCCGAGTTGCACAAGCTGATTTGTGACCGTTACACGCAAATGGGGCGCACGACCGGCCCCAAGCCGCTCATCGAGGGCCTGGCGCGAGAGCGAGAGGTATTCGGAACCGCCGTTCCGGGACGCTCGCAGTTCAACCTGCTGCAGAATCCGTCGGGCGGCTGGAAGCTCAACGCCGGGCGGTTGCAGGGCCTAACCGCCGGCAGCATACTCGCCGTCTATCCGCCGCGAGATCGCAAGAACGCCGACCAGGCGATCGGTCACGTGCGAATCAAGCTGGCCAACACGCTCGATTCCACAGTCGTGCCCTACGATTATGGTGGTCTGCCAACTCCGGCCGAAGATGATCTCGTCCCCGGGGCGCGCTGCGAACTCGTCTATATGGATTACGGCGCGTTGCGCCTCAAGATGGCCGTCGATAAATTGGCCAACGCGCGCGACAAGAAGGTCGTCGCCGCCGATCTCATCGCGCGGCTCGAGCAGGCCGACCGCGAACTCCGCGAGCTGGCTGGCAAGCCCGGTGCGCTGTTCATGCTCGTGGATCGCGGCCAGCGGCCGGATTGGGTCGTTCAGGCGCGCGGCAAGGAAATCGTTCTCCTGTCTGCCGATGCCGCCGATATCGAGGGCGATCTTCCCGCCGAGACGCCGCGGTTCGTCGTGCCCGCGCGCTCCGCGGCCAAAGCGCTCGCGGAATACACAAGCCACATCTTTCGCGCGCAAAACCTCTTGAATCTGACTTCCCCCGGCACGCAAATCCATCGCGTCGCGCGGGACGCGAACGGACTGGCGACCGACGCCACGGCGATCGACGTCGAAGTCGAAATGCTCAAGCTCCGCGACGAGAACGACACGCAAGGAACCCCGATCCGCGCCGAGGGGCACGAAGTCACCGTTCCCGCCGGGCAATGGGTCGCCTGGCGAATCAACAACCATAGCCATTTCAAGATCGATGTGACGCTGTTGTTCGTCGATAGCGAGTTCGGCATCCTCTCCGCCTTCCCGCGGGCCGGATCGGGGACCGACAATATGATCACCCCCGGCGGACACATCCTCACCGGCCAGGCCACCACCACGCCCACCACCTACAATCTCGATCAGATGGTCGTGATCGCGACGAAATCGGAGGGGCAGCCGATCGACTTCTCCGTGCTCGAGCAATCGAACCTCGCGGCCGTGCGCGGCGCGCTCCGTGGCGCAGGCGATCCAACGCTCGACTCGCCGCTAGGGCAACTCTGCCAAAACGCCCTCTACGGCACCGGCGGCACCCGCGGGCTGGAAATGAAAGTGAACACGCACCAGATGTATTTGATGTCGTGGCGCGTGAAGTGA